The nucleotide window GGACCGACCTGGACCAGTGGCTGCAACCGCTGTTGCGCCATGCCCGCGATCGCGGCGCCTTCACCGTGAAACTCGGTCCGGAGGTCGTGACGCGACGGTGGAGCGCGAGCACCGTCAAGTCCGCAATCGCCACGGGCATGGCGAGCGGCCTCACGCAACTGCCGGCCGACGAGGAGGACGCCGCGGGCCGGGCCGTACTCGACCGGCTCGTCGCCCTCGGCTGGACCCGGGGCGCCGGTTCCGGTGCCGGGTTCGGCGACGTACAGCCCCGCCACGTGTTCTGCGTCCCGCTGGCCGGCCGCACCCTGGACGACGTGTTCGCCGGGTTCAACCAGCAGTGGCGGCGCAACATCCGGCTGGCGACGAAGGCCGGCGTCACGGTGACGACCGGTTCGTACGACGACCTGCCGGCGTTCCACGAGGTGTACGTCGAAACTGCCGAACGGGACGGTTTCACCGCCCGCGGCCTGGCGTACTTCCAGCACATGTGGCGACAACTTCGCGCCGAGGACCCGAACCGCCTCACGCTGTATCTGGCCCACCGCGGTGACGAACTGCTCGCCGCCACCACGATGACCCGCGTCGGCGACCGCGCCTGGTACTCCTACGGCGCATCGACGACCGCCGGCCGAGACGCGCGGCCGTCCAACGCGATCCAGTGGGCGATGCTCCGCGACGCGCACGCCGCCGGCTGCAGCGTGTACGACCTGCGCGGCATCTCCGACACCCTCGATCCCACCGACCACCTGTTCGGTCTGGTGCAGTTCAAACTGGGCACCGGCGGCTACGTCCAGGAGTACGCCGGCGAGTGGGACTATCCGGTACGCCCGCTGTGGCACAAGGCGTTCCGGTCGTACCTGGCCAGGAGGCAGGCGTGACGCTGGCCCTGCACGTCGCTACCGAGCAGTGGCGCGCCCACGCCGCGGCCGTCGTCGCCGGGGTGGCCGCGACCGGGCCGGACGCCGCCGCTGTTGCCGTAGTGAAGGGAAACGGCTACGGCTTCGGCCAACTGCTGCTGGCGTCGCGGGCCCGGCAGCTGGCGCCGGGGCCGATCGCGGTCGGCACCGTGGCGGAGGCCGCCGAACTGCTGGCGGCCGAACCGGACATCGACGTCGTCATTCTGGAACCGGTTGACCACCAGGACATCACCGCGTTGCCGGCCGACCGCACCGTCTGCACCGTGGCGTCGGTGACCGGGCTGCTGGCAGCGGCCGAACGCGGCGGTCGCATTGTCGTGGAAGGGCTCACCTCGACTCACCGCTTCGGCATGGACGAAGCGGAACTGGCCGAAGGACTCGCGCGGCGGCCGGTGGCGGCCGCGCTCGCCGCGGGCCGGCTCACGATCGACGGTCTCGCCCTGCACCTGCCGATAGCTCAGCCGACCGGTCCGCGGCGGCCAACCGCGACGACCCGGCGCGAACTGGACCCCGACAGCTGGCAGGCCGCCACACCGCGGGCCAGGGAAGCCATGGCCTGGGGTTGGTGGTGGACCCAGGTGCTCGACCGCCTCGGGCTGCCCGAACCGGCGCGCCGGCGCGCCAACGTGGTCTGGCTGTCACACCTGGCCGACTCCGAACTGGCTGCGGTCGGCCAGGCACTGCCGGCCGCGGCCCTGCGGGCTCGGCTGGGCACCCGATTGTGGCTGCAGGACAAGGAATCACTGCGGGTGTCGGCCACCGTCGCCGCCGTACACCCGGTGGACAGCGTCGAGACCGTCGGCTATCGGCAGCGCCCGGGGCCGCGCGGCGCCACGCTCGTCGTGGTGAGCGGGGGTACCCGGCACGGCGTCGGCCTGGCCGCCCCGGCGGCGGCGCGATCGTGGCGGCAGCGAGCGACGGCTGCCGGTTCCGGCGCGTTGCAGGCCACCGGCCGAGCCATGTCGCCGTTCCGGTGGCAGGGACGGCGATTGTGGTACGCCGAACCGCCGCACCTGTCGGTATCGCTGCTGTGGGTACCACGCGGCGTGGTGGTGCCGGCCGTCGGCGACGAGCTGGACTGCACCGTCCGGTTCACCACCACCACGTTCGACGCCGTCGTCTGGGAATAGCGCCCGGCCGGGACGCGGCGGCGGCAAGGCCACCGGTGCTGGACCTGACGCCGTGGCCGGGAAGGCCGCCGGGGCTGAACGTCACGCCGCGGCCGAAACGGGCCGCAGTTCCACCGCCCGCTCGATCGGCAGACGACCGCGACCTGCGGCATGAGCACCAGTCGGCGGGTCGTACCCTGAGACACCCCCTACCGCAGCCCAAACCTGAGGAGCCGGCCATGCCCGAGGCATTCATCGTCGACGTCGCCCGTACTGCGTCGGGCAAGGGCAAGCCGGGGGGTGCGTTGTCCTCCGTCCACCCGGTCAACCTGCTCGCAGACGTGCTGTCCGCGCTGGTCGAGCGCAACGGCCTGGACCCGGCGGTGGTGGACGACGTGATCACCGGCTGCGTGTCGCAGGCCGGTGAGCAGGCCTTCAACACCGGTCGGTCGGCCGTCCTCGCCGCCGGTTTCCCGGAGTCGGTGCCCGCGACCACCGTCGACCGGCAGTGCGGATCGAGCCAGCAGGCCGCGCACTTCGCCGCGCAAGGCATCCTCGCGGGCGCCTACGACGTGGCCATCGCCTGCGGCATCGAGTCGATGAGCCGGGTTCCCATGTTCACCCCGGCGATGGGCCGCGACCCGTTCGGGTCGCGGGTGGCCGCCCGTTACCCCGAAGGCCTGATCCAGCAGGGGATCGCGGCCGAGCTCATCACCGCGAAGTGGGGCTTCAGCCGCGACGACCTGGACGCGTTCTCCGCCACCTCGCACCAGCGGGCGGCCGCCACGGCAGCCGCCGGCGGTTTCGACCGGGAGATCGTGCCGGTGACGATCACCGGCGAGGACGGCGCGACCCGGGTGCACACCGTCGACGAGACCGTCCGCGCGTCGACGACCGCCGAGGTCCTGGCGGGCCTGAAGCCGGCGTTCTACGACGAGCAGATGAGCGCGCGGTTCCCGCAGATCGAGTGGTCGATCACCCCGGGCAACTCCTCGCCGCTGACCGACGGCGCCTCGGCCGCTCTGATCATGAGCGGTGAGGCCGTCCAGCGACTCGGCCTGACCCCACGGGCCCGGTTCCACTCGTTCGCCGTGGTGGGCGACGACCCGATCATGATGCTCACCGGACCGATCCCGGCCACCGCCAAGGTGCTCGCCCGTGCCGGGCTGACCATCGACGACATCGACGCGTACGAGATTAACGAGGCGTTCGCCCCGGTCCCGCTGGCCTGGGCCCGGTCGGTCGGTGCCGACCTCGACCGGCTCAACCCCCGCGGCGGCGCGATCGCCCTCGGCCACGCGCTCGGCGCGTCGGGTACCCGGTTGCTGGCCACGCTGGTGAACCACCTGGAGCAGACCGGCGGCCGCTACGGCCTGCAGTCGATGTGTGAGGCCGGTGGCCTGGCGAACGCCACGATCATCGAGCGGGTCTGACCCGGTCCTGACGACACGACCGTCCCGAGCCCAAGGCGGCTCGGGACGGTCGTGGTCGGCTGCGGTGTCGGTGTCGTTCCCCTGGTATTGCTGATCCGAGGACGTTTACGCAGGTCAGACGCGCTTTGGGCTCCTCGAGATCCCCATGGTCCGCACCATGGTTTGCAGGCTCCGATGGCTGCCCGCCAGCCGTCGACGTGCCGAGCGTGGCGAATGCAGCAGGATCCTCTAATCCGATCGGGCGTTTGCAGCCCCCGTATGGGGGAGGGGTTTCAATCGCAGCGGTGTACTTAAACCAAGGCCTTCAAAGTCGGCTGAGATTGAAAGAGATTTGACGGTAGTCCTACATTCGTGGACTTAGAAGCGCTGCGGACAAGCCCGGTCGGCGGTCGGTTCCATCAGTGGGCACGACGACCGACTGCAGGAGTACAACTCAGAGATCCCCGTCGCAGGCGCGGCGTAGACTGGTCGCGTGTCCGTGAGCGAGTCTGAGGCGTACGAGGCGGGCATGTCGCTGTCCGCTGACGCGCGTCGGCGGCTGGCACTTCGGTTGCTCGAGTCAGTGAACCCTGACGAAGCCTTCGACCAAGCAGCGGAGGCATGGCTGCGCACAGAAGCGGCCGCGGCGTACGACGCCCTGAAGGCTGACCCGTCCCGAGCGGTTCCAGCTGAGGATGTTCGGGCTCGCATCGAGGCCAAGTGGGCCGCCCGTTCATGACGGGCCGGATCAACCTCACTCCCGAAGCCGAACGACAGCTCAACGAGATCGACGACTGGATCGCCAAGACTGCGACAGCCGACATCGCCCGACGCTTCGTCTCGGCGATCCTGGATCACATCGACGGAATCCTCCTCTTCCCGCTCGCCGGCAGAAGTCGTGAGGACATACGCCCAGGGATGCGGACGACCACCTACCGGAAGCGGACCCTCGTCGTCTACGGGGTCGACGACTCGTCGGGGGAGGTCGTGGTCAACGTCCTTGCGGTCTTTCATGGTGGCCAAGACTGGGAGGCCGCACTCAAGTCAGGGCAAGGCGTCTCGGACGCGGATGCATGAGCCATCCCCGGCGACGCCCTTCTGAAACGACCCGGGCCGCCTTCGCCTCAGGTGACGTTTCGGTGTGCGACGTCGGGCTGGACCGGCTCGGCCTGGCTGGGCCGTAACACAGCTCGGTCCTGCGCTCCGTCCAGACAGCCACCACCCGGGTCGTCGGCGTGCTCGGGAACACCGTCGGACCGGATCGGATCGTAGGCCGGCCGCAGGATGTCGCGGACCACGAGCGCGGCGAACCAGAGCGTCGCGATGACGTGCAGCCAGATCGCGGCGGCGTACCAGCCGGGCAGTAGCCCCTTGGCATCCTTTTCCAGCCCGACCAGGTACCACCAGATCGCGACCACGTAGCAGACCTCGGCCGCCTGCCAGATCAGGAAGTCCCGCCACCGCGGACGCGCGAGCACCGCCAGTGGCAGCAGCCACAGGACGTACTGCGGCGAATAGACCTTGTTGGTCAGGACGAAGGCCGCCACGATCAGGAACGCCGCCTGCGCCAGCCTCGGCCGCCGCGGCGCGAAGATGATCAACGCCGCGATCCCGGCCGCCGCCAGCAGCAAGCTGATCGCGACGTAGCTGTTCAGCGAGGTCGCCGAGACGCCGTGCCCGGCCGTCGTCAGGGCGAGCCAGACCGAGCCGAAGTCCTCGCCGCGCTCGCGGCTGAACGTATAGAAGTACGACCAGGAGTACGGGTTGGCCAGCGCCAGCGGGAGGTTGACCACCGACCAGGCGACGGCCGCACCGAGCACGAACCGGCCGAACTGCGGCATTCGGGCCGCGCGCCAGCACAGCAGGAGCAGGACGCCCAGCAGCACCACCGGATAGAGCTTGGCCGCCACGGCAAGTCCGAGTGCGACGCCGGCCCAGCCCTCACGCTGCCGGGACCACAGCAGCAGGCTCACCGACGTGAGGGCGAGCGCGAGCAGGTCCCAGTTGATCGTGGCGACGAAAAGCATGCACGGCGCGACCGCCACCATCGCGGCGTCCCACGGCCGCCGAACCACCGTCTTGGCCGTCGCGGCGACGGTGACGAGGAAGCACGCGGCCAGCATCACGACGTTGACCTGGTAGAAGGCGCTCCACGAGCCGACCCTGCCCAGCGCCCGGGTGAGCAGCGCCGCGACGTACATGAACCCGCCGGTCAGGACCGGGTACTCCAGCGGTTGCTGGCCGGCCAGCGGATCCTGCAGGTACGGGATGATCCCGTCGGCCAGCCCGCGCAGCGGGTACAGCACCGGAATGTCGCTGTAGCACAGGTGCTCGTAGCGGTCCGGCGACGCCCAGGAGTTGGCCACGCAGGGCGCCTTGAGCAGGGCACCGGCCAGATACGTCAGGCCGCCCAGCACGAGCAACACCCGGACCGGGGTCCACCAGGTCGCCCCGAACCGGGCCCGGCGGCCGATCGGTCCGCCGAATCCCTCGGTCGCCGCCTGCAGTTGCGGGTCGGCCCGGGTGGGCAGGACCGGGTCGGACCTCACGCGGTCATGGTGCCGCACACCCGGCTACGGTGCGGAGCCGGACGCGCTGGGACGTGGGGCAGTCGGGGATCCCGACGGGCTCGGCGGCGGTGTCGACGCCGGTGTCGAGGTCGGCGTGGCCGTGGGCGACGGCGGCGTGCTGCTGACCGACGGCGTCGGGGTCGGGGTGACCGACACCGACGGGGTGGACGTCGGAGAAGTGCTGACGCTGGGGCTCGGGGCGGTGGCCGACGGGCTGGGCCGGACCAGATCCGGTGGGGTGGTGAACTCCTCGACGTCGCTGCCCTGCAGCGCGGCGGACATGAAGGCGGTCCAGATGCGGGCCGGGAACGACCCGCCGGTCACGCTGGACAGACCGCCGGTGCCCGACAGCGTTTGCGGATTGCCCGCCTTGTCGTCCTTCACCATCATCACCGCGCCCGCCAGTTGCGGGGTGTAGCCCACGAACCAGGCCGACTTGTTGCCGTCCGTGGTGCCGGTCTTGCCGGCCGCCGGACGATCCAGTTGCGCGGCGGCGAAGCCGGTCCCGTCGGTGACGACCTTCGACAGGGCGTACGTCACGGTGTCGGCCACGTCCGCGCTGAAGGCCTGCACCGGACGCGGATCGGCCTGGACCAGCAGCCCGCCGTTGGCCTCCCGGACCTCGCGCAACACCGTCGTTGCCACGGCACGGCCGTGCGCGGCGAACGTGGCGTACGCCGACGCGAGGTCGATGGTGTGCGGCGAGGCGGTTCCCAGCACGAATGTAAGGTTGTCGGCCATACCGGCGGTGTCAGCAGGGATGCCGGCGCGGGTGGCCGCCGCCATCACCTTGCCGACACCGACCTGGTTGGTGAGGTCGACGTACGCGGTGTTGATCGAGTCCTCGGTCGCCCGCAGCAGCGACACCGTGCCGTACGACGTGTTCCCGTAGTTGCGCAGCGTGTATCCGGCGATCGTGCGCGGACTGGCACCGTTCCAGGTCGACGACAGCGGCACCCCGGTCTCGGTCGCCGCGGCCAGGGCGAACGGTTTGAACGTCGACCCGGCCTGCGCGATGGCCTGCGTGGCGTTGTTGAGCGGATCGGTCAGGTAGTCCGGGCCGCCGTACATCGCCACGACCGCACCGGTCCCAGGGGTCACCGCGGCCAGGCCGATCCGGAGCCGGTCGGTGCCGGTGGTCGGACCCTGCGCCTTGATCGCGGCGACCGCCGCGCGCTGGGCCTTGCGGTCGAACGTCGTGACGATGCGCAGCCCGCCACCGTCGATGTCGTCCTCGGTGAAACCCTGCCCCAGCAACTGGTCGCGGACCGCCGCCAGCAGGTAGCCGTCGGTGCCGGAGAAGCGATCGGCCGACTGGCGCTTGGTGAACCGGGGAAACACCGTCGCGTCGCGTTGCGCCTGCGAGATCCAGCCCTTGCTCACCATGCCATCCAGGACGTACGCCCAGCGGCCCTGCAGTTTCGCGAGGTTGTTCTCCGGCGAATAACCGCCCGGGGAACGAATGATCGCCGCCAGCGCCGCGGACTGGGCGAGGTCCAGCGAGGCGGCGGAGGTCCCGAAGTAGGCCTGCGCCGCAGTCTCGATGCCGTAGGCGCCGCGACCGAGATAGATCGTGTTGAGGTAGTCCGAGAGGATGTCGTCCTTCGACGAACTGGTTTCCAGTTTCACTGACAGCAGCAGTTCTCGCGCCTTGCGGGAGAAGGTGCGGTCCTGGGTGAGGAACGCGTTCTTCGCGTACTGCTGGGTGATGGTCGATCCGCCCTGGGTGGATCCGCCGGTCAGGTTGTTCCAGGCAGCACGGACGATACCGGCCGGCGAGAAGCCGCCGTGGTCGTAGAAGTCACGGTCCTCGGCGGCGAGTACGGCGTGCTGGGCGGTCACGCTCACCTGGTCCAGCGGCACGCTGATCCGGTTGGCGTCGCCGAGCCGGCCGAGTTCCGTCGTCCCGTCCGACCAGTACACGATCGTGGTCTGCGCCGTGGCGACCTCGTTCGGCTCCGGGATGGTGGTCAGCGCGACCGCGAGCAGGAAGCCGCCGACGACAGCGACCACGGTGGCACCGGCCAGCGCCAGCAGTTGCCGCCACGAGGGCAGCCAGTGACGGACGCCGGTGCGATTCCGGCGCGGATAGTCGATCCTCACAACAGTCGATCCTCACAGCGACGTCCCCGTGGGCTGGCCAGCCGGTCGAGCGATGCGGCCTGTCAGTCCGGCAGGTCCCGCGGTCGCGCCGGAGGGCGGCGCGGTACTCCGTCTCCCAGGACGTAGGACATCGTGAGGTGGTTCCACCGGCAGGCCTGGCAGACCTCGACGACGTACACCCGGAACTCGCCGAACCGCTGCGCCATCGCGTCCAGCTGCGGTCGCTGGACGACGCGGCCGGCGTACGGCCCGAGCTGGTCGCCGTACACGTAGCTCACG belongs to Actinomycetota bacterium and includes:
- a CDS encoding type II toxin-antitoxin system RelE/ParE family toxin, with the protein product MGRPFMTGRINLTPEAERQLNEIDDWIAKTATADIARRFVSAILDHIDGILLFPLAGRSREDIRPGMRTTTYRKRTLVVYGVDDSSGEVVVNVLAVFHGGQDWEAALKSGQGVSDADA
- a CDS encoding acetyl-CoA C-acyltransferase gives rise to the protein MPEAFIVDVARTASGKGKPGGALSSVHPVNLLADVLSALVERNGLDPAVVDDVITGCVSQAGEQAFNTGRSAVLAAGFPESVPATTVDRQCGSSQQAAHFAAQGILAGAYDVAIACGIESMSRVPMFTPAMGRDPFGSRVAARYPEGLIQQGIAAELITAKWGFSRDDLDAFSATSHQRAAATAAAGGFDREIVPVTITGEDGATRVHTVDETVRASTTAEVLAGLKPAFYDEQMSARFPQIEWSITPGNSSPLTDGASAALIMSGEAVQRLGLTPRARFHSFAVVGDDPIMMLTGPIPATAKVLARAGLTIDDIDAYEINEAFAPVPLAWARSVGADLDRLNPRGGAIALGHALGASGTRLLATLVNHLEQTGGRYGLQSMCEAGGLANATIIERV
- a CDS encoding alanine racemase, which encodes MGLSGTPAVAQGVPVVPGQEAGVTLALHVATEQWRAHAAAVVAGVAATGPDAAAVAVVKGNGYGFGQLLLASRARQLAPGPIAVGTVAEAAELLAAEPDIDVVILEPVDHQDITALPADRTVCTVASVTGLLAAAERGGRIVVEGLTSTHRFGMDEAELAEGLARRPVAAALAAGRLTIDGLALHLPIAQPTGPRRPTATTRRELDPDSWQAATPRAREAMAWGWWWTQVLDRLGLPEPARRRANVVWLSHLADSELAAVGQALPAAALRARLGTRLWLQDKESLRVSATVAAVHPVDSVETVGYRQRPGPRGATLVVVSGGTRHGVGLAAPAAARSWRQRATAAGSGALQATGRAMSPFRWQGRRLWYAEPPHLSVSLLWVPRGVVVPAVGDELDCTVRFTTTTFDAVVWE
- a CDS encoding DUF2029 domain-containing protein encodes the protein MRSDPVLPTRADPQLQAATEGFGGPIGRRARFGATWWTPVRVLLVLGGLTYLAGALLKAPCVANSWASPDRYEHLCYSDIPVLYPLRGLADGIIPYLQDPLAGQQPLEYPVLTGGFMYVAALLTRALGRVGSWSAFYQVNVVMLAACFLVTVAATAKTVVRRPWDAAMVAVAPCMLFVATINWDLLALALTSVSLLLWSRQREGWAGVALGLAVAAKLYPVVLLGVLLLLCWRAARMPQFGRFVLGAAVAWSVVNLPLALANPYSWSYFYTFSRERGEDFGSVWLALTTAGHGVSATSLNSYVAISLLLAAAGIAALIIFAPRRPRLAQAAFLIVAAFVLTNKVYSPQYVLWLLPLAVLARPRWRDFLIWQAAEVCYVVAIWWYLVGLEKDAKGLLPGWYAAAIWLHVIATLWFAALVVRDILRPAYDPIRSDGVPEHADDPGGGCLDGAQDRAVLRPSQAEPVQPDVAHRNVT
- a CDS encoding penicillin-binding protein, coding for MRIDYPRRNRTGVRHWLPSWRQLLALAGATVVAVVGGFLLAVALTTIPEPNEVATAQTTIVYWSDGTTELGRLGDANRISVPLDQVSVTAQHAVLAAEDRDFYDHGGFSPAGIVRAAWNNLTGGSTQGGSTITQQYAKNAFLTQDRTFSRKARELLLSVKLETSSSKDDILSDYLNTIYLGRGAYGIETAAQAYFGTSAASLDLAQSAALAAIIRSPGGYSPENNLAKLQGRWAYVLDGMVSKGWISQAQRDATVFPRFTKRQSADRFSGTDGYLLAAVRDQLLGQGFTEDDIDGGGLRIVTTFDRKAQRAAVAAIKAQGPTTGTDRLRIGLAAVTPGTGAVVAMYGGPDYLTDPLNNATQAIAQAGSTFKPFALAAATETGVPLSSTWNGASPRTIAGYTLRNYGNTSYGTVSLLRATEDSINTAYVDLTNQVGVGKVMAAATRAGIPADTAGMADNLTFVLGTASPHTIDLASAYATFAAHGRAVATTVLREVREANGGLLVQADPRPVQAFSADVADTVTYALSKVVTDGTGFAAAQLDRPAAGKTGTTDGNKSAWFVGYTPQLAGAVMMVKDDKAGNPQTLSGTGGLSSVTGGSFPARIWTAFMSAALQGSDVEEFTTPPDLVRPSPSATAPSPSVSTSPTSTPSVSVTPTPTPSVSSTPPSPTATPTSTPASTPPPSPSGSPTAPRPSASGSAP
- a CDS encoding peptidoglycan bridge formation glycyltransferase FemA/FemB family protein; amino-acid sequence: MSLTVRAITAAAHREWIATRPHVSFLQTPAWGEVKSGWQAESLGWFAGSRLVGAGLALYRQVPRLPRSLAYLPGGPDLDWTGERLPGTDLDQWLQPLLRHARDRGAFTVKLGPEVVTRRWSASTVKSAIATGMASGLTQLPADEEDAAGRAVLDRLVALGWTRGAGSGAGFGDVQPRHVFCVPLAGRTLDDVFAGFNQQWRRNIRLATKAGVTVTTGSYDDLPAFHEVYVETAERDGFTARGLAYFQHMWRQLRAEDPNRLTLYLAHRGDELLAATTMTRVGDRAWYSYGASTTAGRDARPSNAIQWAMLRDAHAAGCSVYDLRGISDTLDPTDHLFGLVQFKLGTGGYVQEYAGEWDYPVRPLWHKAFRSYLARRQA